GCCCCGCCCCGGCGATCCCGCCGGTCTGCAACGCCGCGATCAGCGCGGCCTCGTCCACCACGTCACCGCGCGAGATATTCACCAGAATGGCAGCGGGGCGCATGGCCGCGAGCACGGCACGATCCACCAGGTGGTGGGTCTCGGCCCCGCCCGGCACCGCCACCACCAGCACGTCGACAGCGGCGGCCAGCGCTTCGGCGTCCGCGGCACGGATGGCCGGAAAATCCAGATCCTTGTCGCTGCGGGCGACATACCGCACCGCCATGCCGAACCCGAAATGGCAGCGCCGCGCGATCGCCCGGCCGATCCGCCCCATGCCGAGAATGCCCACCGTCTTGCCGGTCAGGTGCAAGCCCAGCATCTGCGTCGGGTGCCAGCCCGCCCAGCGGCCCGCGCGCACCAGCCGTTCGCCCTCGCCCGCGCGCCGGGCGGTCATCAGCATCAGGGTCATGGCGATATCGGCGGTGGCATCGGTCACCGCGCCGGGCGTGTTGGTCACCGCCACCCCGGCCGCCCGCGCCGCGGCCACGTCGATATGGTTGTAGCCGACCCCGAAATTCGCGAGCAGCCCGCAGCGGGGTTGCGGCACGTCGGCGAACACCGCGGCCGTGAACCCGTCCCCCAGCGTCGGCATCACCGCGTCGAAATCCCGCAACGCGCGGCGCAGCTCGTCCGGGCCCAGCGGTGAGGTTTCGGCGCGGATCTCGACATCGAATTCCGCCCGCGCCCGCGCCGCGACCGCCGCCGTCATCGGCCGGGTGATCCAGATCCGCGTCAATGCAGCCTCCCGCCCAGCGGCACGTTCGCCGGCACCGCGCCATCCGGGCCGATCAGCACGATCTCGCCGCCGTCGTCGGGAAGCCCCAGCACCAGCACCTCGGACATGAACCGCCCGATCTGGCGCGGCGGGAAATTCACCACCGCCAGCACCTGTTTGCCGATCAGGTCGTCAGGCGCGTAATGCGCCGTGATCTGGGCCGAGGATTTCTTTTTGCCCAGTTCCGCGCCGAAATCTATCCACAGCTTGATCGCGGGCTTGCGCGCCTCGGGATAGGGCTCGGCGCGGACCACCTCGCCCACCCGGATATCGACCTTGAGAAAATCATCGAACCCGATCTCAGCCACGGGACAGTTCCTCGCTGCGCCGCGTCGCCGCCGCCACCGCGCGGTTCAGCAGGGACGGGAACCCGGTTTTGTCGTCCATCAGCACCTCGAGCGCGGCCTGCGTGGTGCCGTTGGGGCTGGTGACATTGACCCGCAGCCGCGCGGGATCCTCGTCCGCCGCCTCGGCCAGCGCCCCGGCCCCGGCCACGGTCGCCTTGGCTAGCCGCATCGCCAGGTCCGGGTCCAGCCCCTGCGCCGCGCCCGCCGCCGCCAGCGTTTCGATCAGGTGGAACACATAGGCCGGGCCGGACCCGCTGACGCCGGTGACCGCATCCATCTGGCTTTCGCTGTCCAGCCGCACGGTTTGCCCGACCGCCGACAGCAACGTCTCGGCCAGGTCCATGTCGGCGGCATCCGCGCACGCATTGCCGATCAGCGCGGTGATGCCGCGCCCGATGGCGGCCGGCGTGTTGGGCATGGCGCGAATCACCGGGGTGTCAGCGCCCAGCACCTGTTCGAACGTGGCGATGGTGGTGCCCGCCGCGACCGAAACGAACAGCGTGTCGCCTGACCCCAGCGCCCGGATCGCGGGCAACGCCGCCCCCATCATCTGCGGCTTCACCGCCACCAGGACGATGGCGGGCCGGGCAGGCAGGTCCGCATTCAGGTGCACGCCCTGCGCGCGCAGCCAGTCCGACGGCGCCGGGTCGATCACCCAGACCGACGCGGCGGGCAACCCGCCCTCCAGCCAGCCGGCCAGCATCGCCGAGCCCATCTTGCCGCATCCCAACAGCACCAGCCCGCGATCGGCGACCCGCGACATGTCCATGATTGCCCCTCCCCCTGTCGGTTCAGGGCAAGGGTTTACGCGCGCCCGTAAGCCTCTGCAATGGCGACCTGCATCGCCTCTTTCGGGCTCCGGCCGCCCCACACCATCAGCTGGATCGCCGGGTAGTAGCGTTCCGCCCCGCCCACGGCGGCGGCGATCATCCGGTCGATCTGATCGGGACCGGCCACCTGCCCGCCCGACAGCGCGAGCCCGTAGCGCCAGACCATCAGCTTCTGGTCCTTCCAATAGGTGAAGGCACCGGTCCAGCACTGGTCGTTGATCAGGTTGATCAGTTCATAGACCCGCGGGAGCTGATCCTCCGGCGGGTCCAGTTCGAACGTGCAGACAAGGCGCAGGGTTTCGTCATAGCCCGACCATGCCAGCGTCAGGGAATAGGTCCGCCACTGGCCTTCGACCGCCATCGCGATCTGGTCCTCGCCCAGCCGGTCGAAATCCCAGTCGTGGTTCTCGGCCAGATGTTCGACGATGTCGATGGGGTGAATGTCGTCTTCCAGGTACTGCTCGGAAAGTGCCATGATGCCACCTCGCTTGTTTCAGCTTTAGCGCATCGGGATGGCAGCTCCCCAAGCGCTAGCTGCCTGCTCAACAGGCCGGGGCGATCCCCCGGTCCCATACCAGATATGGTGCGCCGCGAGGCTTATGTCTGGCAACCCCCTATTTTGGGGGGAGCCTCAATAAATTGTGTATAAGTAGAAAACCGCGCCGAAATATCGGCGCGGTTCGGGAAAATCGCGGAGTTTTTGCCCTGAATACGGGCAGGTGCCGTCCGGCGTTCAACCTGACTTTTTCAACGCCTCTTCCAGCGCGGCGACACGGGCTGCCAGCGCGTCGTTTTCCTCGCGCGCCTTGACCGCCATGGCCCGCACGGCGTCGAATTCATCGCGGGTGACGAGATCGCGATCGGCCAGCCAGCGGTCGATCATCGATTTCATCGCGGTTTCCGCCTCGTCCCGCGCGCCCTGCGCCACGCCCATCGCGTTGGTCATCAGCTGCGAGATGTCGTCGAAGATCTTGTTGCGGGTCTGCATGTGTTTCTCCCGTGTCGCGTCGTTCTCTATATGGGCGGCGGCGGCGCGGTCGGCAAGGTGGGTTTTGGCCGGTCGGTTTTGGCCGGTTGACTTTGAATGGCCCGCAAGGGCAAGAGCCGCGCATGCAGGCTGCCATCCGTTTCCCCGATCTGTCGCCCGAACTGTTCTCGATCAGCCTGTTCGGGATGGACTTCGCGCTGCGCTGGTATGCGCTGGCCTATATCGTCGGCATCCTGATCGGCTGGCGGCTGGCGGTGGCGGCGCTGCGGCGCCCGTCCCTGTGGCCGGCCGATACCCCGCCGATGACGGCGGCGCAGATCGAGGACCTGCTGACCTGGATCATCCTCGGCGTGATCCTCGGCGGGCGGCTGGGTTTCGTGCTGTTCTATCAACCCGCCTACTACCTGGCGCACCCGGCCGAGATCCTGATGGTCTGGCAGGGCGGCATGAGCTTTCACGGCGGGCTGCTGGGCGTGGTCCTGGCGGCCTGGATCCATGCGCGGCGGCACGGCATCGCCGCCCTGACCCTGGCCGATCTGGTCACCCATGCGGTGCCGCCCGGCCTGCTGCTGGGGCGGCTGGCCAATTTCGTCAATGCCGAGCTCTGGGGCCGCCCGACGACCCTGCCCTGGGGGGTGATCTTTCCCGGCCCCGAGGCGCAGGCCTGCGGCAACATGGCCGCCGAGATGACCGCCGGCCTGTGCGCCCGGCATCCCTCGCAGCTCTACGAGGCGGCGCTCGAAGGCCTGCTGCTGGGCATCGTCCTGCTGGTCATGGTCTGGCGGCGCGGGGCGCTGAAACGGCCCGGCCTCGTCAGCGGCACCTTCTTCGCCGGCTACGGGCTGGCCCGGTTCATGGTCGAGTTCGCGCGCCAGCCGGACGCGCAATTCGTTACGCCTGACAACCCGTTAGGGCTCGCTTTTCATGTGAATGGATGGGGTCTGACCATGGGCCAGTGCCTGTCCCTGCCGATGATCGCCCTGGGCCTGTGGCTGATCCTGCGGGCGCGCGGGACCCGGACATGACGCTGCGCGACCTGATCGCCGCGCGGATCAGCGAAACCGGTCCGATCACCGTTGCCGACTACATGGCCGACTGCCTGCTGCATCCCGAACACGGCTATTACGCCACCCGCGACCCGCTGGGGGCGGCGGGCGATTTCACCACCGCGCCCGAGATCAGCCAGATCTTCGGCGAGCTGCTGGGGCTGGCGCTGGCGCAGGCATGGCTGGACCAGGGCCGCCCGGCGCCGTTCGTGCTGGCCGAACCCGGCCCGGGGCGCGGCACGCTGATGGCCGACATCCTGCGGGCCACCCGCGCGGTTCCGGGCTTTGCCGAGGCGGCACAGGTGACGCTGATCGAGGCCTCGCCGACCCTGCGCAAAATTCAGGCCGAGCGGCTGTCAAACCACACCCCGCGCTGGCTCGACCGGCTGGACCAGCTGCCCGACCTGCCCCTGTTCCTCGTTGCCAACGAATTCTTCGATGCGCTGCCGATTCGCCAGTTCCTGCGCGATGGCGGCGGCTGGCGTGAAAAACGGATCGCGCTGGATGGCGGGCGGCTGGTCTTCGGCCTCACCGACCCGGCGCCGCAGCCCGGCCTGGCGCACCGGCTGGCCGATACCGGCGACGGCGACATGGTCGAGATCTGCCCCGCGGCCGCCCCCATGGCCGGCGAGATCGCCGCACGAATCGCCGGGCATGGCGGCGCGGCTCTGATCGTCGATTACGGCGGCTGGCGCTCGCGCGGCGACACGTTGCAGGCGCTTTGTGCGCACCGGTTCACCGATCCGCTGGATGCGCCGGGCAGCGCCGATCTGACCGCGCATGTCGATTTCGAACCGCTGGCCGCGGCGGCAATCGCATCAGCCTGCGCCGCCAGCCCGCTGATATCGCAGGGTGTTTTCCTCGAACGGCTCGGCATCACCGCGCGTGCGCAGGCGCTGGCAGAGGGGCTTGCCGGCGCGGCGCTGGACGATCTCGTCGCCGCGCATCGGCGGTTGACGCATCCCGACGAAATGGGAAACCTGTTCAAGGTGCTGGGCCTCTATCCGAACGGGGCCGCGCCGCTGCCCGGATTGGAACCGATGCCCGCACCATGACGCTTGAGATCCTCACCTCCGAAAGTCTCGCGCCGATCCGCCACGGGTTCTTCACCCGGCGCGGCGGCGCCTCGTCCGGCGTCTTTGCCGGGTTGAACTGTGGCCCCGGATCGTCGGACCAGCGCGAGGCGGTCGCGTTGAACCGCAGCCGCGTTGCCGACGCGATGGAGGTCGCGCCCGACGCGCTGGTCTCGGTCCATCAGGTCCATTCCGCCGATGTGGTGACCGTGACCGGGCCGCTGGCCGATCCCCCCCGCGCCGATGCGCTGGTGACCGACCGGCCGGGGCTGGCGCTGGCCGTGCTGACCGCCGATTGCCAGCCGGTCCTGTTCGCCGACGCGCAGGCCGGTGTCGTCGGCTCCGCCCATGCCGGGTGGCGCGGCGCGCTGGACGGGGTGCTCGACGCCACGCTGGACGCGATGGAGGCCCTCGGCGCCAGCCGCACCACGACCACGGCGGTGATCGGTCCCGCGATCAGCCAGCGCGCCTACGAGGTCGGCCCCGAGTTTCTCGACGACTTCTTGGCCGAGGATGCGGATAACAGCCGGTTCTTTGCCAACGGCACTGGCGACCGGCTGCTGTTCGACCTGCCCGGCTATGGCCTGCACCGCCTGCGCCGCGCCGGGATCGGGCGGGCCGAATGGACGCGGCACTGCACCTATGGCGACGCGGACCGGTTCTATTCCTACCGCCGCACCACCCATGCGGGCGAGGCCGATTACGGGCGGTTGATCTCGGTCATACGGCTCTGAGCGGATCGCCGCGGCCCCGCCCATTCCCCTTGCCCTCGGTTTCCGTCTGGTGCATCACGAGCGGGCTTCGGCCAGCGGGCCGGGCTGGCTCGGATGAAGGATGACAGGCATGGCCGACGGCGCAATGGACATCAACGCGAAACCCACCGAAGATATCCACGTCCGCGACGTGTTCGGCATCGACAGCGATATGGTGGTGCGTGGCTTTGCCGACCGCTCGGAGCGGGTTCCCGATCTCGACCCGACCTACAAGTTCGACCCCGACACCACGCTGGCGATCCTGGCCGGTTTCACCCACAACCGCCGGGTGATGATCCAGGGCTACCACGGCACCGGCAAGTCGACCCATATCGAACAGGTCGCCGCGCGGCTGAACTGGCCCACCGTGCGCGTCAACCTCGACAGCCATATCAGCCGCATCGACCTGATCGGCAAGGATGCGATCAAGCTGCGCGACGGCAAGCAGGTGACCGAGTTTCACGAAGGCATCCTGCCCTGGGCGCTGCGCAACCCGACCGCGATCGTGTTCGACGAATACGATGCCGGCCGCGCCGACGTGATGTTCGTGATCCAGCGGGTGCTGGAACATGACGGCAAGCTGACGCTGATGGACCAGAACGAGATCATCACGCCGCATCCCTATTTCCGCCTGTTCGCCACCGCCAACACGGTTGGCCTGGGCGATACCACCGGGCTGTATCACGGCACCCAGCAGATCAACCAGGCCCAGATGGACCGCTGGTCGCTGGTGGCGACGCTGAACTATCTGTCCCATGACGCGGAAACGATGATCGTTCTGTCCAAGGCGCCGCATTACAACACCGAGAAGGGCCGCAAGACCGTGGCCCAGATGGTGACCGTGGCGGACCTGACCCGCACCGCCTTCATGAATGGCGACCTGTCCACGGTGATGAGCCCGCGCACGGTGATCAACTGGGCGCAGAATGCCGAGATCTTCCGCAACCTGGGCTACGCGTTCCGGCTGTCGTTCCTGAACAAATGCGACGAGCTGGAGCGCCAGACCGTGGCCGAGTTCTATCAGCGCTGTTTCGACGAGGAACTGCCGGAAAGCGCGGCCAGCGCGAGCCTGGGGTGATGAGTGAGACGTGGTCAACTGCTGACTACGCTCTGATAGTCAGTCTTGGGTCTGCTACGATTTCACTATTTTCGCTTGGCTGGAACGTCTGGTCGAAATTCATCTATCCTAAACCTCCGGTGCGAATGAGCATTGGCACGAGCATGGCATTAGGCGGCCAAGGAAAGACCGTTAATCACCTTGAAATTCAAAATCTTGGCTTTGTGCCAGTCAGGATCACCCAAGTGTTCGGCGAAATCGAACAACGAGACCGGAACGGCAAGAAGCAAATATGCATACCTCGTTTCTATACCAATTGGCCTATAGACAGTGTTGGCATGGCAATCGGAACGGGGGGGCCTATGTTGCTGGAGGCTGGTTCGGCGAAAAACCTTTACTTGGTAGAATCTCCCGAGGACTTTAGGTCCGTTACTCGATTTGCGGCTAAGGATGGATTTGGGCGCACTCACTATGTGCCCAAACAAAAGATGACACCTTTCCGCAAATACTACCGGTTGAAGCAATGAAGAAGCCGAACGACAACCCCGCCGACCCGTTCAAGAAGGCGCTGGCCGAGGCCACCAAGGTGATGGCCGACGATCCCGATCTGAGTGTCAGCTATTCGGTCGATCCGTCGGGGCTCTCGGGCGAGGCGATGCGGCTGCCGCAGGTCAGCCGCCGGATGACCCGCGAAGAGGTGCTGCTGGCCCGTGGCACCGCCGATGCGCTGGCGCTGCGGCACAAGTATCACGACGATGCCGTCCACGCCCGCTATGCCCCGCCGGGCGACATGGCGCGCGACCTCTACGAGGCGATGGAAACCGCCCGCTGCGAGGCGATGGGCGCGCGCGACATGCCCGGCACCGCCGGGAACATCGACGCCAAGATCGCCGCCGACGCCACCCGGCGCGGCTATGACCGGATCACGCGGGCGGGCGACGCGCCGCTGCCCGTGGCCGCCGGCTACATGATCCGCCACCTCGCCACCGGCCGCGCCATGCCCGGCGGCGCCGGCAACGTGCTGGAGCTGTGGCGCGGCTTCATTGAGGAACAGGCCGGCGGCACGCTGGAACAGGTCGCCGAGAACCTCTCGGACCAGGCCGCCTTCGCCCGCTTTGCCCGGCAGGTGATCACCGATCTGGGCTATGGCGACCAGCTGGGCGACGATCCCGACCAGGACGACGACGCCGAGGACCAGGGCGAGGACGACGCCGAGGAACAGCCCGATCCCGACAGCACCGGGCAGGAAGATCCCGAGGATGCCGACGCCGAGCCTGAGCAGAGCCAGGACGACAGCCAGGACCAGGCGCAGGCCCAGGTCTCGATGGAGGACCAGGCCGACCAGGACATGGTCGAGGATACCGAGATGCCCGATGGCGAGGCACCGCTCGAGCCTCCGCCGCCGCCGCCGGTCTCGGAGGCCGATCCCGACTACAAGGTGTTCCTGACCGATCACGACGAAGAGGTCGCCGCCGAGGATCTCGCCGAACCGGCCGAGCTGGAACGGCTGCGCGCCTATCTCGACCAGCAGCTGGAGCCGTTGAAGGGGGCGGTGTCGCGGCTGGCCAACAAGCTGCAACGGCGTTTGCAGGCCCAGCAGAACCGGTCATGGGAGTTTGACCGCGAGGAAGGCATCCTCGATGCCGGGCGGCTGGCCCGTGTGGTGGCCAACCCGACCACGCCGCTGAGCTTCAAGGTCGAGAAGGACACCGAGTTCCGCGACACGGTGGTCACGCTGCTGCTGGACAATTCCGGCTCGATGCGCGGGCGTCCGATCTCGATCGCCGCGATCTGCGCCGACGTTTTGGCCCGCACGCTGGAACGGTGCTCGGTCAAGGTCGAGATCCTCGGGTTCACCACCCGCGCCTGGAAGGGCGGGCAGGCGCGCGAGGCCTGGCTGAACGAAGGCCGCCCGCAGCAGCCGGGGCGGC
This is a stretch of genomic DNA from Pukyongiella litopenaei. It encodes these proteins:
- a CDS encoding 2-hydroxyacid dehydrogenase; the protein is MTAAVAARARAEFDVEIRAETSPLGPDELRRALRDFDAVMPTLGDGFTAAVFADVPQPRCGLLANFGVGYNHIDVAAARAAGVAVTNTPGAVTDATADIAMTLMLMTARRAGEGERLVRAGRWAGWHPTQMLGLHLTGKTVGILGMGRIGRAIARRCHFGFGMAVRYVARSDKDLDFPAIRAADAEALAAAVDVLVVAVPGGAETHHLVDRAVLAAMRPAAILVNISRGDVVDEAALIAALQTGGIAGAGLDVYEFEPRVPAALIAMENATLLPHLGTAAEEVRTGMGMMALDNLAAFAAGGPLPNPV
- a CDS encoding tRNA-binding protein, whose amino-acid sequence is MAEIGFDDFLKVDIRVGEVVRAEPYPEARKPAIKLWIDFGAELGKKKSSAQITAHYAPDDLIGKQVLAVVNFPPRQIGRFMSEVLVLGLPDDGGEIVLIGPDGAVPANVPLGGRLH
- the proC gene encoding pyrroline-5-carboxylate reductase, whose translation is MDMSRVADRGLVLLGCGKMGSAMLAGWLEGGLPAASVWVIDPAPSDWLRAQGVHLNADLPARPAIVLVAVKPQMMGAALPAIRALGSGDTLFVSVAAGTTIATFEQVLGADTPVIRAMPNTPAAIGRGITALIGNACADAADMDLAETLLSAVGQTVRLDSESQMDAVTGVSGSGPAYVFHLIETLAAAGAAQGLDPDLAMRLAKATVAGAGALAEAADEDPARLRVNVTSPNGTTQAALEVLMDDKTGFPSLLNRAVAAATRRSEELSRG
- a CDS encoding YbjN domain-containing protein — its product is MALSEQYLEDDIHPIDIVEHLAENHDWDFDRLGEDQIAMAVEGQWRTYSLTLAWSGYDETLRLVCTFELDPPEDQLPRVYELINLINDQCWTGAFTYWKDQKLMVWRYGLALSGGQVAGPDQIDRMIAAAVGGAERYYPAIQLMVWGGRSPKEAMQVAIAEAYGRA
- a CDS encoding accessory factor UbiK family protein, translated to MQTRNKIFDDISQLMTNAMGVAQGARDEAETAMKSMIDRWLADRDLVTRDEFDAVRAMAVKAREENDALAARVAALEEALKKSG
- the lgt gene encoding prolipoprotein diacylglyceryl transferase, producing the protein MQAAIRFPDLSPELFSISLFGMDFALRWYALAYIVGILIGWRLAVAALRRPSLWPADTPPMTAAQIEDLLTWIILGVILGGRLGFVLFYQPAYYLAHPAEILMVWQGGMSFHGGLLGVVLAAWIHARRHGIAALTLADLVTHAVPPGLLLGRLANFVNAELWGRPTTLPWGVIFPGPEAQACGNMAAEMTAGLCARHPSQLYEAALEGLLLGIVLLVMVWRRGALKRPGLVSGTFFAGYGLARFMVEFARQPDAQFVTPDNPLGLAFHVNGWGLTMGQCLSLPMIALGLWLILRARGTRT
- a CDS encoding class I SAM-dependent methyltransferase yields the protein MTLRDLIAARISETGPITVADYMADCLLHPEHGYYATRDPLGAAGDFTTAPEISQIFGELLGLALAQAWLDQGRPAPFVLAEPGPGRGTLMADILRATRAVPGFAEAAQVTLIEASPTLRKIQAERLSNHTPRWLDRLDQLPDLPLFLVANEFFDALPIRQFLRDGGGWREKRIALDGGRLVFGLTDPAPQPGLAHRLADTGDGDMVEICPAAAPMAGEIAARIAGHGGAALIVDYGGWRSRGDTLQALCAHRFTDPLDAPGSADLTAHVDFEPLAAAAIASACAASPLISQGVFLERLGITARAQALAEGLAGAALDDLVAAHRRLTHPDEMGNLFKVLGLYPNGAAPLPGLEPMPAP
- the pgeF gene encoding peptidoglycan editing factor PgeF, with the protein product MTLEILTSESLAPIRHGFFTRRGGASSGVFAGLNCGPGSSDQREAVALNRSRVADAMEVAPDALVSVHQVHSADVVTVTGPLADPPRADALVTDRPGLALAVLTADCQPVLFADAQAGVVGSAHAGWRGALDGVLDATLDAMEALGASRTTTTAVIGPAISQRAYEVGPEFLDDFLAEDADNSRFFANGTGDRLLFDLPGYGLHRLRRAGIGRAEWTRHCTYGDADRFYSYRRTTHAGEADYGRLISVIRL
- the cobS gene encoding cobaltochelatase subunit CobS; translation: MADGAMDINAKPTEDIHVRDVFGIDSDMVVRGFADRSERVPDLDPTYKFDPDTTLAILAGFTHNRRVMIQGYHGTGKSTHIEQVAARLNWPTVRVNLDSHISRIDLIGKDAIKLRDGKQVTEFHEGILPWALRNPTAIVFDEYDAGRADVMFVIQRVLEHDGKLTLMDQNEIITPHPYFRLFATANTVGLGDTTGLYHGTQQINQAQMDRWSLVATLNYLSHDAETMIVLSKAPHYNTEKGRKTVAQMVTVADLTRTAFMNGDLSTVMSPRTVINWAQNAEIFRNLGYAFRLSFLNKCDELERQTVAEFYQRCFDEELPESAASASLG
- the cobT gene encoding cobaltochelatase subunit CobT gives rise to the protein MKKPNDNPADPFKKALAEATKVMADDPDLSVSYSVDPSGLSGEAMRLPQVSRRMTREEVLLARGTADALALRHKYHDDAVHARYAPPGDMARDLYEAMETARCEAMGARDMPGTAGNIDAKIAADATRRGYDRITRAGDAPLPVAAGYMIRHLATGRAMPGGAGNVLELWRGFIEEQAGGTLEQVAENLSDQAAFARFARQVITDLGYGDQLGDDPDQDDDAEDQGEDDAEEQPDPDSTGQEDPEDADAEPEQSQDDSQDQAQAQVSMEDQADQDMVEDTEMPDGEAPLEPPPPPPVSEADPDYKVFLTDHDEEVAAEDLAEPAELERLRAYLDQQLEPLKGAVSRLANKLQRRLQAQQNRSWEFDREEGILDAGRLARVVANPTTPLSFKVEKDTEFRDTVVTLLLDNSGSMRGRPISIAAICADVLARTLERCSVKVEILGFTTRAWKGGQAREAWLNEGRPQQPGRLNDLRHIVYKGADAPWRRSRDNLGLMMKEGLLKENIDGEALEWAHRRMLMRREQRKILMVISDGAPVDDSTLSVNPANYLEKHLRDVIAMVEKRKLVELLAIGIGHDVTRYYDRAVTITDVEQLAGAMTEQLAALFDSDPRARARVMGIRKAG